One region of Malania oleifera isolate guangnan ecotype guangnan chromosome 6, ASM2987363v1, whole genome shotgun sequence genomic DNA includes:
- the LOC131158243 gene encoding rust resistance kinase Lr10-like isoform X2, with product MLQRRLLFASFSWGFLLLPVIFFPVAKSKSRANHSQYCDPSSCGKIRNISYPFRLKGDPPHCGDQGYELSCDEKSNRTLLHFHSGEFYVEEIHYGNYSMRVVDPGIRRNNCSSLPLYSLATYNFSKGDKYSMTYNPYDYYSYHYYNGPSTPPNAAITFMECAAPMGNFAGKLVAAAAPCGRDVVGNRRYSYAAYGEVRLADVGESCTITMETLVWGNGLAEDDNASFWGIQDAMAYGFVLFWFRSQEKCEKCKSNHGLCFLNGADLADIECDNQCFSGPILELNHLTWMALKVLCGMPGVLLFFIYKFRRRHLSMYNNIEDFLQSQNNFSPIRYSYTEIKKMINKFKEKLGEGGYGFVYKGKLRSGCHVAVKMLGKSKANGQEFINEVATIGRIHHVNVVRLIGFCVEGSKRALVYDFMPKGSLEKHIFCQGENVSIYHDKMYEISLGVAHGIEYLHQGCDMQILHFDIKPHNILLDENLTPKVSDFGLAKLYPGDDSIVSLTAARGTMGYMAPELFYKNIGGVSYKADVYSFGMLLMEMASKRKNLNPSIENLSQIYFPSWVYDQFNEGKNIEIRDATEEERKIIKKMIIVALWCIQMRPADRPSMHQVVEMLEGTVEALQMPPKPFMSPHDMQNEDKGAGNQTDLQMSSSDPMDSISLDIIENDASED from the exons ATGCTTCAAAGAAGGCTCTTGTTTGCAAGTTTCAGTTGGGGATTCCTCCTCCTCCCAGTAATTTTCTTCCCTGTCGCAAAGAGCAAATCCAGGGCAAATCACTCTCAGTACTGCGACCCTTCATCCTGCGGGAAGATCCGTAACATAAGCTACCCTTTTCGGCTGAAGGGCGATCCTCCCCATTGCGGTGACCAAGGATACGAACTGAGCTGCGATGAGAAGAGTAATCGCACGCTTTTGCATTTCCATTCCGGGGAATTCTATGTGGAGGAAATCCATTACGGCAACTACTCGATGCGGGTGGTGGATCCGGGCATCCGCAGAAACAACTGCTCCTCTTTGCCCCTGTATTCTTTGGCGACATATAACTTCAGCAAGGGCGATAAATATTCTATGACGTACAATCCCTACGACTATTATTCCTACCACTATTATAATGGTCCTTCTACACCGCCAAACGCCGCCATAACATTCATGGAGTGCGCAGCCCCAATGGGGAATTTCGCAGGTAAATTGGTGGCTGCAGCTGCTCCCTGCGGAAGGGATGTGGTCGGAAACCGCCGGTACTCTTACGCGGCGTATGGAGAAGTCCGGTTGGCAGATGTGGGGGAGTCGTGCACCATAACAATGGAGACTTTGGTTTGGGGTAATGGGCTGGCGGAAGACGACAACGCTTCCTTCTGGGGCATCCAGGACGCCATGGCCTACGGGTTTGTGCTCTTCTGGTTTCGTTCGCAGGAAAAATGCGAGAAGTGCAAGTCTAATCACGGTCTTTGCTTCCTGAATGGCGCCGATCTTGCCGACATCGAATGCGACAACCAGTGCTTCTCCGGTCCAATACTAGAACTCAACCATT TAACATGGATGGCACTAAAAGTTCTATGTGGAATGCCGGGAGTACTcttgttttttatttataaatttcgAAGGAGGCATTTATCAATGTATAACAATATTGAAGACTTTCTGCAAagccaaaataatttttcaccgATTAGGTACTCCTACacagaaattaaaaaaatgattaataaatttaaggagaaattgggGGAAGGTGGCTATGGCTTTGTATACAAAGGAAAACTTCGCAGTGGTTGTCATGTAGCGGTGAAAATGTTGGGCAAGTCAAAAGCTAATGGGCAAGAATTCATTAATGAAGTTGCGACCATCGGACGAATTCATCATGTCAATGTGGTGCGCCTCATTGGATTTTGTGTGGAGGGCTCTAAGCGTGCACTTGTGTATGACTTCATGCCCAAAGGATCTCTTGAAAAGCACATCTTTTGCCAAGGAGAAAATGTCAGCATATATCATGACAAGATGTATGAAAtttctctaggggtggctcatgGGATTGAGTACCTACATCAGGGATGTGACATGCAAATTTTGCATTTTGATATCAAACCCCATAACATTCTTCTTGATGAGAATCTCACTCCAAAAGTTTCAGACTTCGGGCTTGCAAAGCTGTATCCAGGAGATGATAGCATTGTCTCTCTTACTGCTGCAAGAGGAACAATGGGATACATGGCACCAGAACTTTTCTACAAGAATATTGGAGGAGTCTCCTATAAAGCTGATGTTTATAGTTTTGGAATGTTGTTGATGGAAATGGCGAGCAAGAGGAAGAATTTGAATCCATCTATAGAGAATTTAAGCCAAATTTACTTCCCTTCGTGGGTTTATGATCAATTCAATGAAGGGAAAAACATAGAGATAAGAGATGCCACCGAGGAGGAGAGGAAAATCATAAAGAAAATGATAATTGTAGCTTTGTGGTGCATACAGATGAGGCCTGCTGATCGCCCTTCAATGCACCAGGTTGTGGAGATGCTTGAAGGAACAGTTGAAGCATTGCAAATGCCTCCCAAGCCTTTTATGTCTCCACATGATATGCAAAATGAGGATAAGGGAGCAGGCAACCAAACAGACTTACAAATGTCATCCAGTGATCCCATGGATTCTATCAGCTTGGATATTATTGAAAATGATGCAAGTGAAGATTAA
- the LOC131158243 gene encoding LEAF RUST 10 DISEASE-RESISTANCE LOCUS RECEPTOR-LIKE PROTEIN KINASE-like 2.3 isoform X1 codes for MLQRRLLFASFSWGFLLLPVIFFPVAKSKSRANHSQYCDPSSCGKIRNISYPFRLKGDPPHCGDQGYELSCDEKSNRTLLHFHSGEFYVEEIHYGNYSMRVVDPGIRRNNCSSLPLYSLATYNFSKGDKYSMTYNPYDYYSYHYYNGPSTPPNAAITFMECAAPMGNFAGKLVAAAAPCGRDVVGNRRYSYAAYGEVRLADVGESCTITMETLVWGNGLAEDDNASFWGIQDAMAYGFVLFWFRSQEKCEKCKSNHGLCFLNGADLADIECDNQCFSGPILELNHCFWPDLLLLLDGMTRLVIVTWMALKVLCGMPGVLLFFIYKFRRRHLSMYNNIEDFLQSQNNFSPIRYSYTEIKKMINKFKEKLGEGGYGFVYKGKLRSGCHVAVKMLGKSKANGQEFINEVATIGRIHHVNVVRLIGFCVEGSKRALVYDFMPKGSLEKHIFCQGENVSIYHDKMYEISLGVAHGIEYLHQGCDMQILHFDIKPHNILLDENLTPKVSDFGLAKLYPGDDSIVSLTAARGTMGYMAPELFYKNIGGVSYKADVYSFGMLLMEMASKRKNLNPSIENLSQIYFPSWVYDQFNEGKNIEIRDATEEERKIIKKMIIVALWCIQMRPADRPSMHQVVEMLEGTVEALQMPPKPFMSPHDMQNEDKGAGNQTDLQMSSSDPMDSISLDIIENDASED; via the exons ATGCTTCAAAGAAGGCTCTTGTTTGCAAGTTTCAGTTGGGGATTCCTCCTCCTCCCAGTAATTTTCTTCCCTGTCGCAAAGAGCAAATCCAGGGCAAATCACTCTCAGTACTGCGACCCTTCATCCTGCGGGAAGATCCGTAACATAAGCTACCCTTTTCGGCTGAAGGGCGATCCTCCCCATTGCGGTGACCAAGGATACGAACTGAGCTGCGATGAGAAGAGTAATCGCACGCTTTTGCATTTCCATTCCGGGGAATTCTATGTGGAGGAAATCCATTACGGCAACTACTCGATGCGGGTGGTGGATCCGGGCATCCGCAGAAACAACTGCTCCTCTTTGCCCCTGTATTCTTTGGCGACATATAACTTCAGCAAGGGCGATAAATATTCTATGACGTACAATCCCTACGACTATTATTCCTACCACTATTATAATGGTCCTTCTACACCGCCAAACGCCGCCATAACATTCATGGAGTGCGCAGCCCCAATGGGGAATTTCGCAGGTAAATTGGTGGCTGCAGCTGCTCCCTGCGGAAGGGATGTGGTCGGAAACCGCCGGTACTCTTACGCGGCGTATGGAGAAGTCCGGTTGGCAGATGTGGGGGAGTCGTGCACCATAACAATGGAGACTTTGGTTTGGGGTAATGGGCTGGCGGAAGACGACAACGCTTCCTTCTGGGGCATCCAGGACGCCATGGCCTACGGGTTTGTGCTCTTCTGGTTTCGTTCGCAGGAAAAATGCGAGAAGTGCAAGTCTAATCACGGTCTTTGCTTCCTGAATGGCGCCGATCTTGCCGACATCGAATGCGACAACCAGTGCTTCTCCGGTCCAATACTAGAACTCAACCATT GTTTCTGGCCCGATTTGCTCCTTCTTCTTGATGGGATGACAAGACTTGTCATTG TAACATGGATGGCACTAAAAGTTCTATGTGGAATGCCGGGAGTACTcttgttttttatttataaatttcgAAGGAGGCATTTATCAATGTATAACAATATTGAAGACTTTCTGCAAagccaaaataatttttcaccgATTAGGTACTCCTACacagaaattaaaaaaatgattaataaatttaaggagaaattgggGGAAGGTGGCTATGGCTTTGTATACAAAGGAAAACTTCGCAGTGGTTGTCATGTAGCGGTGAAAATGTTGGGCAAGTCAAAAGCTAATGGGCAAGAATTCATTAATGAAGTTGCGACCATCGGACGAATTCATCATGTCAATGTGGTGCGCCTCATTGGATTTTGTGTGGAGGGCTCTAAGCGTGCACTTGTGTATGACTTCATGCCCAAAGGATCTCTTGAAAAGCACATCTTTTGCCAAGGAGAAAATGTCAGCATATATCATGACAAGATGTATGAAAtttctctaggggtggctcatgGGATTGAGTACCTACATCAGGGATGTGACATGCAAATTTTGCATTTTGATATCAAACCCCATAACATTCTTCTTGATGAGAATCTCACTCCAAAAGTTTCAGACTTCGGGCTTGCAAAGCTGTATCCAGGAGATGATAGCATTGTCTCTCTTACTGCTGCAAGAGGAACAATGGGATACATGGCACCAGAACTTTTCTACAAGAATATTGGAGGAGTCTCCTATAAAGCTGATGTTTATAGTTTTGGAATGTTGTTGATGGAAATGGCGAGCAAGAGGAAGAATTTGAATCCATCTATAGAGAATTTAAGCCAAATTTACTTCCCTTCGTGGGTTTATGATCAATTCAATGAAGGGAAAAACATAGAGATAAGAGATGCCACCGAGGAGGAGAGGAAAATCATAAAGAAAATGATAATTGTAGCTTTGTGGTGCATACAGATGAGGCCTGCTGATCGCCCTTCAATGCACCAGGTTGTGGAGATGCTTGAAGGAACAGTTGAAGCATTGCAAATGCCTCCCAAGCCTTTTATGTCTCCACATGATATGCAAAATGAGGATAAGGGAGCAGGCAACCAAACAGACTTACAAATGTCATCCAGTGATCCCATGGATTCTATCAGCTTGGATATTATTGAAAATGATGCAAGTGAAGATTAA